One segment of Oreochromis niloticus isolate F11D_XX linkage group LG8, O_niloticus_UMD_NMBU, whole genome shotgun sequence DNA contains the following:
- the LOC102076612 gene encoding zinc finger protein OZF has translation MDEVDYLQQYAADSLPFEEKPEIKPLGLHQLQDADIHRADDIQQLVVIKEEAPWDQHYSDHLHIKTEQEELWASQEGEHLNGFEETEITGFPFNILVKSEDDEEKPHFSQLHKSQTKDCMAAEPPSSSLTKWIKIETYGEDGRALELARKPDPSTHLQTNIVKGASDSSETEVSDEDWQGPLSDSGPETEDSENGKLVSGVPSEAGHNTPKKNFSCSACGKHFVYKQSLKRHIRRNSENGSSGCLDNMKCFKRKQSIDSHIKIYTGEKPFGCGFCGKRVKYLYNLKSHMRVHTGEKLFGCDICGKRFTHHQNLKTHVTIHSGEKPFVCDICGKRARHQNNLKIHMIAHTGEKPFGCDDCGKRFKRKTHLTTHMTVHTAEKPFGCDVCGKRFNRKSHLRTHMIVHTGEKPYGCDVCGKKFNRKTHLESHITVHTGEKPFGCAICDQGFTQQGSLNRHMRFHLG, from the exons ATGGACGAAGTGGATTATCTGCAGCAGTACGCCGCTGACAGCCTGCCGTTTGAAGAAAAACCAGAGATCAAACCGCTCGGACTCCATCAGCTGCAGGATGCTGATATTCACCGAGCCGATG ATATTCAGCAGCTTGTGGTGATCAAAGAAGAGGCTCCTTGGGACCAGCATTACTCGGACCACCTCCACATAAAGACGGAGCAGGAGGAACTCTGGGCcagtcaggagggagagcatCTTAATGGGTTCGAGGAGACTGAAATCACCGGGTTTCCATTCAATATTCTAGTGAAGAGTGAAGATGATGAAGAGAAACCTCATTTTTCACAGCTTCATAAAAGCCAAACTAAAGACTGCATGGCGGCTGAGCCTCCAAGCAGCAGCTTGACTAAATGGATTAAGATAGAAACTTACGGAGAGGACGGTAGAGCACTAGAACTAGCCAGGAAACCTGATCCCAGTACTCATTTACAAACAAATATTGTTAAAGGGGCTTCTGACTCTTCAGAGACGGAGGTCAGTGATGAGGATTGGCAGGGCCCGTTGTCAGATTCTGGACCTGAAACTGAAGACAGTGAAAATGGAAAGCTCGTGTCGGGCGTTCCTAGTGAGGCGGGACATAACACTCCGAAAAAAAACTTTAGCTGCTCTGCGTGCGGTAAACATTTTGTCTACAAGCAGTCTCTTAAGAGACACATCAGACGTAATTCAGAAAATGGTTCTTCCGGCTGTTTGGATAACATGAAATGTTTTAAACGGAAGCAAAGCATAGACTCGCACATCAAAATTTACACGGGAGAGAAACCGTTTGGCTGTGGGTTCTGTGGCAAAAGAGTTAAGTACCTGTACAATCTTAAATCACACATGAGGGTCCACACGGGAGAAAAGTTATTtggctgtgacatttgtggaaaaaggTTTACACATCACCAGAATCTGAAGACGCATGTGACAATCCATTCAGGGGAGAAACCGTTTGTGTGTGATATTTGTGGCAAAAGAGCGAGGCATCAGAACAATCTAAAGATACACATGATAGCCCACACAGGAGAAAAACCGTTTGGGTGCGATGACTGCGGTAAAAGATTTAAACGGAAGACTCATCTGACGACGCACATGACCGTCCACACGGCAGAAAAGCCATTCGGCTGCGACGTGTGCGGCAAAAGATTTAACCGCAAATCCCACCTTAGGACGCACATGATAGTTCACACTGGGGAGAAACCGTACGGTTGCGATGTTTGCGGCAAGAAATTTAACCGAAAAACGCACCTGGAGTCGCACATCACGgttcacacaggagagaaaccatttgGTTGCGCTATTTGTGATCAAGGATTTACCCAGCAGGGAAGTTTAAATCGACACATGAGATTTCACTTGGGGTAG